The following are encoded in a window of Cyprinus carpio isolate SPL01 chromosome B18, ASM1834038v1, whole genome shotgun sequence genomic DNA:
- the LOC109050794 gene encoding protein FAM168A-like isoform X3 yields MASGHSTDKFSFLYPTDTSQNVKSKNRLSSTMNPVYSPVQPGTPYGNPKNMAYTGYPGGYPTTAPTYTANLYQTGSPGYPPGYTAGTPYKVPPTQTNGAPPPYSPSPNPYQTAMYPIRSAYPQQNLYAQGAYYTQPMYAAQPHVIHHTTVVQPNSIPSAIYPAPVPAPRSNSMAMGMMAGTTMAMSAGTLLTTPQHTQIGAHPVTVPTYRPQGTPGYSYVPPHW; encoded by the exons ATGGCAAGCGGGCATTCCACTGACAAATTCAGTTTTCTGTACCCAACAGACACCAGTCAGAACGTTAAGAG taAGAACAGGCTGTCTTCCACCATGAACCCGGTGTACAGTCCAGTGCAGCCGGGAACTCCATACGGAAACCCCAAGAATATGGCATACACAG GTTATCCTGGAGGTTACCCTACGACTGCCCCGACCTACACAGCCAACCTTTATCAGACAGGTAGCCCGGGATACCCACCAG GATATACTGCAGGAACGCCTTATAAAGTGCCCCCTACTCAAACCAATGGAGCCCCTCCGCCCTATTCCCCGTCTCCTAACCCCTACCAGACGGCCATGTACCCCATTAGAAGTGCCTATCCCCAGCAGAACCTCTATGCTCAG GGTGCTTATTACACGCAGCCAATGTACGCCGCCCAGCCTCATGTCATCCACCACACCACCGTGGTCCAGCCCAACAGCATCCCCTCCGCCATCTACCCCGCTCCTGTACCCGCACCCCGCTCCAACAGCATGGCCATGGGCATGATGGCCGGAACAACGATGGCCATGTCTGCCG GAACGCTGCTGACCACCCCTCAGCACACTCAGATCGGAGCACACCCCGTCACCGTGCCAACGTACCGACCCCAAGGAACACCTGGGTACAGCTACGTGCCCCCTCACTGGTAG
- the LOC109050794 gene encoding protein FAM168A-like isoform X1 → MASGHSTDKFSFLYPTDTSQNVKSKNRLSSTMNPVYSPVQPGTPYGNPKNMAYTGYPGGYPTTAPTYTANLYQTGSPGYPPVLLVKQAWPQTASAPGPAEGSYDLAMDAGSESRQYQASSTAFRYTAGTPYKVPPTQTNGAPPPYSPSPNPYQTAMYPIRSAYPQQNLYAQGAYYTQPMYAAQPHVIHHTTVVQPNSIPSAIYPAPVPAPRSNSMAMGMMAGTTMAMSAGTLLTTPQHTQIGAHPVTVPTYRPQGTPGYSYVPPHW, encoded by the exons ATGGCAAGCGGGCATTCCACTGACAAATTCAGTTTTCTGTACCCAACAGACACCAGTCAGAACGTTAAGAG taAGAACAGGCTGTCTTCCACCATGAACCCGGTGTACAGTCCAGTGCAGCCGGGAACTCCATACGGAAACCCCAAGAATATGGCATACACAG GTTATCCTGGAGGTTACCCTACGACTGCCCCGACCTACACAGCCAACCTTTATCAGACAGGTAGCCCGGGATACCCACCAG TGCTGCTGGTGAAGCAGGCCTGGCCCCAGACCGCATCTGCTCCGGGGCCCGCAGAAGGCTCCTATGACCTGGCCATGGACGCTGGCTCAGAGAGCAGGCAGTACCAGGCCTCATCTACAGCATTCA GATATACTGCAGGAACGCCTTATAAAGTGCCCCCTACTCAAACCAATGGAGCCCCTCCGCCCTATTCCCCGTCTCCTAACCCCTACCAGACGGCCATGTACCCCATTAGAAGTGCCTATCCCCAGCAGAACCTCTATGCTCAG GGTGCTTATTACACGCAGCCAATGTACGCCGCCCAGCCTCATGTCATCCACCACACCACCGTGGTCCAGCCCAACAGCATCCCCTCCGCCATCTACCCCGCTCCTGTACCCGCACCCCGCTCCAACAGCATGGCCATGGGCATGATGGCCGGAACAACGATGGCCATGTCTGCCG GAACGCTGCTGACCACCCCTCAGCACACTCAGATCGGAGCACACCCCGTCACCGTGCCAACGTACCGACCCCAAGGAACACCTGGGTACAGCTACGTGCCCCCTCACTGGTAG
- the LOC109050794 gene encoding protein FAM168A-like isoform X2 has product MNPVYSPVQPGTPYGNPKNMAYTGYPGGYPTTAPTYTANLYQTGSPGYPPVLLVKQAWPQTASAPGPAEGSYDLAMDAGSESRQYQASSTAFRYTAGTPYKVPPTQTNGAPPPYSPSPNPYQTAMYPIRSAYPQQNLYAQGAYYTQPMYAAQPHVIHHTTVVQPNSIPSAIYPAPVPAPRSNSMAMGMMAGTTMAMSAGTLLTTPQHTQIGAHPVTVPTYRPQGTPGYSYVPPHW; this is encoded by the exons ATGAACCCGGTGTACAGTCCAGTGCAGCCGGGAACTCCATACGGAAACCCCAAGAATATGGCATACACAG GTTATCCTGGAGGTTACCCTACGACTGCCCCGACCTACACAGCCAACCTTTATCAGACAGGTAGCCCGGGATACCCACCAG TGCTGCTGGTGAAGCAGGCCTGGCCCCAGACCGCATCTGCTCCGGGGCCCGCAGAAGGCTCCTATGACCTGGCCATGGACGCTGGCTCAGAGAGCAGGCAGTACCAGGCCTCATCTACAGCATTCA GATATACTGCAGGAACGCCTTATAAAGTGCCCCCTACTCAAACCAATGGAGCCCCTCCGCCCTATTCCCCGTCTCCTAACCCCTACCAGACGGCCATGTACCCCATTAGAAGTGCCTATCCCCAGCAGAACCTCTATGCTCAG GGTGCTTATTACACGCAGCCAATGTACGCCGCCCAGCCTCATGTCATCCACCACACCACCGTGGTCCAGCCCAACAGCATCCCCTCCGCCATCTACCCCGCTCCTGTACCCGCACCCCGCTCCAACAGCATGGCCATGGGCATGATGGCCGGAACAACGATGGCCATGTCTGCCG GAACGCTGCTGACCACCCCTCAGCACACTCAGATCGGAGCACACCCCGTCACCGTGCCAACGTACCGACCCCAAGGAACACCTGGGTACAGCTACGTGCCCCCTCACTGGTAG